From Amyelois transitella isolate CPQ chromosome 17, ilAmyTran1.1, whole genome shotgun sequence:
GAGCAGATAGACAGCGTCTCGATGTAGTCTGACATGTCAGATGTCCCGCTTGATGTGCTGTGTGTGTCCACTACCCCtgttaaataacaaaaaaaagcaaGGTTAGTATaaactaaatcaaaattcagtacactctgtacataaatctatttaaaattgacaatccataaaataattatatattttttttttatttatctttgatACGAGCTTTTGCCCAGGTGTTCGCTCTGTTGGAATTTATACGTCATCTTATCTAACAAATTGATATATCAGTCACCTTTGTCTTAATAAGAAGATTTGTATAACGTTATATTTACCTCTTAAAGGTTTAACAGTTAGTATTGGTACTTCAGCTTCAGCAGAAGAAGACTTTGCTGGAACTCGGACTCGCTGCAATGTTGTAAACTCTCGCAACGGGTCCGTGGACTTGGAGCGTCTCGGGAGCGTCGTGTGGAGGCAGCAGGCGCGGCGGGCGGTGCGGTACTGCCGGTGCGTTGCTGCCGTGGTGAGCGGCAGCTCGAACTCAGCCAACTCAGCCCCCGGCCTCAGCGAGCAACTCGATACCCCAGAGTCATTAGAACTTGACGAGTCACGATTTCCAGCAGCTTTCCCGGGTACTGATGATGACCGCTTCGCTGGAGTAGCACCGCGTCCCCGACCTTTGGATGCTTCGGAACTATCTGCGTCAGAATGCTTATTATCGACTGCACAATCGCAAGGTGTAGACGTGCTTTCGCCATCCATAGCCATATTTCGTAAAGTCTCAATCGATGATGTTGATCCATGACTCCCAACGCTACCATCAAACTCTTTCACATCATCTAGGAATCGTGACGAATCCGCTGAACTTGAGCGTTTTCTGTACTCTATTCTCTCTGCACGATCCCTTGTGAGAACATGATTATCTATAGCATTTGAACTGCCCACGATTGAGGGTCGAACTTCATCTGATCCACTAAGGGTTGGGTTACTTGCTGATTTTTCTTCTAATAGCCTGCTTATAGGATTCTTTGATGCATGTTTCATGGTGTGAAAAGCGAATCCAGCTATCGGAGACATAGGCGTGTATCCAGCAGGTAACGATTTATTGAGTTccattttattactttctaTGGAATTAGGTTCCATCATTAAATAATCATCATTTGAACTACTCTGCTTTATTTCACAACCTACAGCACTAGCGCCATCATCTTTAGGTTGTAGATGTCCGCACTTTGTGCATATGTGCTTGCCGTTTACTAATGAATAAGAAAGTGGATTTAAATTAGCTGCGATTGCATGCAACTCAGTTTGTGTCACTCCGGCTCTTCGCAAAAGATCCTTCGCATTCTCGTAATGTTCTAAAGACAACGCGAAATTAAGATTTTCATAATTTGCTAACGGGCCCTCGTCGACCTCTACTTTGTGAGGATCTAAGCTGTGGGATTCTAACATAAACTCGTCGTGAGAGATGCTCGGCCGCAACTTTTTTCTCGTTTTACGAGAGACGTCTATAGTGGCATATAATGCACTTCGGTTTCTGTCGCTTAAGTTCGGCAtcaagttttctttatttggaACTAGATTATCTGTCGACGTAGTAGTTGTTTTCCTACAGTACGGAAGTTTTATCCAGTTGTGTGCCCAGTTGGTCACTTTTTGACACGCACAGTTTGCGGGCTGGAAATTTTCTTCTGTGTCTATAACTTGTGGTTCTTTCGGCCTCTTACCGAATTTTAATAGACATCCACATggcttttttaatataacagtATTGGATGTAGAACTTTTTGTTACTTTGAATAGCTCATTATCCAAACACTCCCTTAATCTTTTTGGCGTATCGTAATATTCGGTTTCGACCTgagaacaaacaaaaataaataaatgttaatgttTTTAGTAAAAAGTTACAATAAATTCCTAACCttaaaagtgaaatatttaCCTCTGTGGAAGCAAGTTTGGGCACATCATAGTTCTCATATGGCCCTATTTTTGTTCTGCTCTCGACGGCAGGAGTGTGTACGCATTTACATGTCTGTACAGGCGTTGGCATTGGAGgctttttattcaaattcaattctaATCTAATAGGTTTGGGAGGCCGGTCGGGCGGCGGCACA
This genomic window contains:
- the LOC106137463 gene encoding uncharacterized protein LOC106137463; the protein is MADDNTIIEGTVKFRDGKKWKSRWCVMRKLSPVADCVHMQLYRDSRARWGGAASKASLSLQQYLGCEAGFTLDKHSNTLALVCRDLVAILAFETRERLIQWQVKVSSHLGEPRHYLVLVGGAGGAGGRARLPAGPARLHLHARRFALTAGVPPRLLGVWELQHLRRYGVVEGRFCFEGGSHCGKGEGLHVLVTDQARELARDFNLASQGRLSPKRRPFATKKTEGGESPKSHKTYRPDTRLSELNTVDNSLLSDRLYEDPCGEEAGAISPYWPSAERSTYQDHGLADTASVNETIEGMDTAPWNASGNVTLERCMSCISKLGALSRSSTAALTPGAKHFSPAWTMDAVSENAQPERISNSEITLIAEDKTEELCRCVPPPDRPPKPIRLELNLNKKPPMPTPVQTCKCVHTPAVESRTKIGPYENYDVPKLASTEVETEYYDTPKRLRECLDNELFKVTKSSTSNTVILKKPCGCLLKFGKRPKEPQVIDTEENFQPANCACQKVTNWAHNWIKLPYCRKTTTTSTDNLVPNKENLMPNLSDRNRSALYATIDVSRKTRKKLRPSISHDEFMLESHSLDPHKVEVDEGPLANYENLNFALSLEHYENAKDLLRRAGVTQTELHAIAANLNPLSYSLVNGKHICTKCGHLQPKDDGASAVGCEIKQSSSNDDYLMMEPNSIESNKMELNKSLPAGYTPMSPIAGFAFHTMKHASKNPISRLLEEKSASNPTLSGSDEVRPSIVGSSNAIDNHVLTRDRAERIEYRKRSSSADSSRFLDDVKEFDGSVGSHGSTSSIETLRNMAMDGESTSTPCDCAVDNKHSDADSSEASKGRGRGATPAKRSSSVPGKAAGNRDSSSSNDSGVSSCSLRPGAELAEFELPLTTAATHRQYRTARRACCLHTTLPRRSKSTDPLREFTTLQRVRVPAKSSSAEAEVPILTVKPLRGVVDTHSTSSGTSDMSDYIETLSICSSHSSTDTPITMRVVRQTTSTLRPRSGKEYQNMDARLTAVFRTHPVCEHLYTNLP